The following proteins come from a genomic window of Pseudomonas cichorii:
- a CDS encoding methionine ABC transporter ATP-binding protein, whose amino-acid sequence MNALAQRQQPTAPGHSASQAELHPDLNHAHIRFINLGKTYHGQQGPVQALSNIELAIQKGEIFGIIGRSGAGKSSLIRTINRLEQPSSGRVLIDQVDIGEFNEDKLVELRRRIGMIFQHFNLMSAKTVWQNVELPLKVAGVPKEQRQRKVTELLELVGLQDKHTSYPAQLSGGQKQRVGIARALVHDPAILLCDEATSALDPETTQSILGLLREINQRLGLTIVLITHEMSVIRDICNRVVVLERGQVVEQGPVWQVFGNPQHEVSKTLLAPLQLGLPKALLERLAPQPTHPDAALLLDLSFTGVSAEEPDLAALFAALGGQVKLLQGGVERIQERAVGHLILSINRSPHSRDELLARARQHAPHAEVLGYVG is encoded by the coding sequence ATGAACGCACTTGCGCAACGGCAACAGCCGACCGCTCCCGGACATTCGGCCAGCCAGGCCGAATTGCACCCGGACTTGAATCACGCCCATATTCGTTTCATCAACCTGGGCAAGACCTACCACGGCCAGCAAGGTCCCGTGCAAGCCCTGAGCAACATCGAACTGGCCATCCAGAAAGGTGAGATCTTCGGCATCATCGGGCGCAGCGGTGCGGGCAAGTCATCGCTGATCCGCACCATCAACCGTCTGGAACAACCCAGCAGCGGCAGGGTGTTGATCGATCAGGTGGACATTGGCGAATTCAACGAAGACAAGCTGGTAGAACTGCGCCGACGCATCGGCATGATCTTCCAGCACTTCAACCTGATGTCGGCCAAAACCGTGTGGCAGAACGTTGAGCTGCCACTCAAGGTCGCGGGCGTGCCCAAGGAGCAGCGCCAGCGCAAGGTCACTGAACTGCTGGAGCTGGTCGGCCTGCAGGACAAGCACACGTCCTACCCGGCGCAGCTTTCCGGCGGGCAGAAACAACGCGTGGGCATTGCCCGTGCGCTGGTGCATGACCCGGCCATCCTGCTGTGCGACGAAGCGACCTCGGCGTTGGACCCGGAAACCACTCAATCGATCCTGGGCCTGCTGCGCGAGATCAACCAGCGCCTGGGCCTGACCATCGTGCTGATCACTCACGAGATGTCGGTGATCCGTGATATCTGCAACCGTGTAGTGGTGCTTGAAAGAGGCCAGGTGGTCGAGCAAGGCCCGGTGTGGCAAGTGTTTGGCAACCCGCAGCATGAGGTGAGCAAGACCTTGCTCGCGCCGCTGCAACTCGGCTTGCCGAAAGCCTTGCTGGAGCGCCTGGCACCGCAACCGACTCACCCGGACGCCGCGTTGCTGCTGGACCTGAGCTTTACCGGTGTCAGTGCCGAAGAGCCGGACCTGGCTGCATTGTTCGCAGCCCTCGGTGGCCAGGTGAAGTTATTGCAAGGTGGCGTGGAGCGTATTCAGGAGCGTGCCGTCGGGCATCTGATCCTGTCGATCAACCGCTCACCCCACAGTCGAGACGAATTGCTGGCCCGCGCACGCCAGCATGCGCCACACGCGGAGGTATTGGGTTATGTGGGTTGA
- a CDS encoding MetQ/NlpA family ABC transporter substrate-binding protein, with amino-acid sequence MKKPFIALALSLLTLTAHAADAPLKVGTTAAFAIPLEAAVEEAAKQGLKVELVEFTDWIAPNVTLAAGDIDVNYFQHIPFLTNANEAAGYNLVSYAPGIINNVGLYSKKYKSFDELPTGTTVAIANDPINSGRGLQLLAKAGLITLKQGVGYKATEEDITANPKKIKIIQVEAVQLVRAYDDADLVQGYPAYIRLAKTFPADSAILFDGLDHPEYVIQFVIKPERKDDPRLAKFVDIYQHSPVVRASLDKVNGKLYQPGWKE; translated from the coding sequence ATGAAAAAACCCTTTATCGCCCTGGCCCTCAGCCTGTTGACCCTCACCGCTCACGCCGCCGATGCGCCCTTGAAAGTCGGCACCACCGCCGCCTTTGCCATCCCGCTGGAAGCTGCTGTAGAAGAAGCCGCCAAGCAAGGCCTGAAGGTCGAACTGGTGGAGTTCACCGACTGGATCGCCCCCAACGTCACCCTCGCGGCGGGTGATATCGATGTGAACTACTTCCAGCACATCCCGTTCCTGACCAACGCCAACGAGGCCGCCGGTTACAATCTGGTGTCCTATGCGCCGGGCATCATCAATAACGTCGGGCTGTACTCGAAGAAATACAAAAGCTTCGATGAGCTGCCTACTGGCACCACCGTGGCCATCGCCAACGACCCGATCAACAGCGGTCGCGGCCTGCAACTGCTGGCCAAGGCTGGCCTGATCACGCTCAAGCAAGGCGTGGGCTACAAAGCCACCGAAGAAGACATCACCGCCAACCCGAAGAAGATCAAGATCATTCAGGTCGAAGCCGTGCAACTGGTGCGCGCCTACGATGATGCCGATCTGGTTCAGGGCTATCCGGCCTATATCCGCCTGGCCAAGACCTTCCCGGCTGACTCGGCCATTCTGTTCGACGGCCTGGACCACCCGGAATACGTGATTCAGTTCGTGATCAAGCCTGAACGCAAGGACGATCCGCGCCTGGCAAAGTTCGTCGATATCTATCAGCACTCCCCGGTGGTGCGCGCCTCTCTGGACAAGGTCAACGGCAAGCTCTACCAGCCGGGCTGGAAGGAATGA